A part of Desulfobacter sp. genomic DNA contains:
- a CDS encoding DUF4445 domain-containing protein has protein sequence MTEESYTIELAPHGRKIKADKGEFLINALKGKNIILRSDCGGKGKCGKCRVDIIHPLTGDREDVLSCNHPVESNLKIEIPPEALFSTHTLGKAAIDLPGEFTDRFSASQPGKTTASDRFGIAADLGTTTIAVYLCNMTRGTVMASASIKNPQALYGDDVMSRIGAIGQAPANLPHLQGLVVGAMEEGLRELTKAKRFKGIDISKMVVVGNPAMIHIFTGVDPAPIGVSPYQPAFYEPKTLASETLGFSSGNFPVHTLPQVSGFIGGDILAAALAVDLPNQPVGTLLIDLGTNGELMLRGEQGLFATSCATGPAFEGATLACGMQAVPGAVNRVSIPSPGAQPEFDCIIGPKNNVNGPTGICGSGVVSAVAQFCRQQIILPDGGFNPHSGSPSLNRDKAGKYRYTIAPGRSELRLGPVYISQKDIRSVQLGKGALITGIDFLLKKAGIPSPEKLIIAGAFGSHLNQGDMKTLGMIPNLEDGRIKMAGNAAGTGAVMALCHGDYLEAARAMTGKIKVVDLAADPDFHADFVKRLGFPEALPA, from the coding sequence ATGACAGAGGAGAGCTATACCATCGAACTTGCCCCCCACGGCCGGAAAATTAAGGCGGACAAAGGGGAATTTCTCATTAATGCCCTTAAGGGAAAAAATATCATTCTGCGCTCGGACTGCGGGGGAAAGGGGAAATGCGGCAAATGCCGGGTTGACATTATCCATCCCCTCACAGGGGACAGGGAGGATGTCCTGAGCTGCAACCATCCCGTCGAATCCAACCTTAAAATTGAAATTCCCCCGGAAGCGCTCTTTTCCACTCACACCCTGGGAAAAGCGGCCATTGACCTTCCCGGAGAATTCACGGATAGATTTTCCGCTTCCCAACCGGGAAAAACAACCGCATCCGACAGATTCGGCATTGCCGCGGACCTGGGCACCACTACCATCGCCGTCTATCTGTGCAATATGACCCGGGGAACGGTGATGGCCTCCGCCAGCATCAAAAACCCCCAGGCCCTGTACGGCGACGATGTCATGAGCCGCATCGGCGCCATCGGCCAGGCCCCGGCAAATCTGCCCCACCTCCAGGGCCTGGTGGTGGGCGCCATGGAAGAAGGCCTCCGGGAACTGACAAAAGCGAAAAGATTTAAGGGAATTGATATCTCTAAAATGGTGGTGGTGGGCAACCCTGCCATGATCCATATTTTCACCGGTGTGGATCCTGCCCCCATTGGCGTCTCCCCCTACCAGCCCGCCTTTTACGAGCCAAAAACCCTTGCTTCAGAAACACTTGGCTTCAGTTCAGGAAATTTTCCTGTCCATACCCTGCCCCAGGTATCCGGGTTCATCGGCGGGGATATCCTGGCGGCGGCCCTGGCCGTGGATCTGCCCAACCAACCCGTTGGCACCCTGCTCATTGACCTGGGCACCAATGGGGAACTGATGCTCCGGGGGGAGCAAGGGCTCTTTGCCACCTCCTGCGCCACCGGACCGGCCTTTGAAGGAGCCACCCTTGCATGCGGGATGCAGGCGGTGCCCGGGGCCGTTAACCGGGTCTCCATTCCTTCCCCCGGGGCCCAGCCTGAATTCGACTGCATCATTGGCCCCAAAAACAACGTGAACGGCCCCACAGGCATCTGCGGTTCAGGGGTGGTTTCCGCCGTGGCCCAGTTCTGCAGGCAGCAGATCATCCTGCCCGACGGCGGGTTTAATCCCCATTCAGGATCCCCGTCACTGAACCGGGACAAGGCGGGAAAATACCGGTATACCATTGCCCCGGGGAGATCAGAATTGAGGCTGGGGCCGGTATACATCAGTCAAAAGGATATCCGGTCGGTGCAGTTGGGAAAAGGAGCGCTCATTACCGGTATTGATTTTCTATTGAAAAAGGCTGGAATCCCCTCTCCGGAAAAACTGATTATTGCAGGGGCATTCGGATCCCACCTGAACCAGGGGGATATGAAAACTCTGGGCATGATCCCGAACCTTGAAGACGGACGGATTAAGATGGCAGGCAATGCAGCGGGCACCGGCGCCGTAATGGCACTCTGCCATGGGGACTATTTAGAAGCGGCCAGGGCCATGACCGGAAAAATAAAGGTGGTTGACCTGGCTGCAGACCCGGATTTCCATGCCGACTTTGTTAAACGGCTCGGGTTTCCGGAGGCATTGCCGGCCTAA
- the fdnG gene encoding formate dehydrogenase-N subunit alpha encodes MELNRREFIKISGVTAAGVAVSGLGFDLKPVKSHAQMLKTKYAKETTTICCYCAVGCGAIVHTSQRGDGRVINIEGDPDHVINRGALCSKGSSLKQLAENENRLTEPMYRAPNSDKWEKVSWEWALKTIAKRVKETRDKGFTHKNGKGQVVNRVTNMASVGSAAMDNEECWIYQALMRSLGLVYVEHQARIUHSATVAALAESFGRGAMTNHWIDLKNSDCIIIMGSNAAENHPISFKYVTQAMEKGAKLISVDPRFTRTSAKADIYTALRSGTDIAFLGGMIKYILDNNLYNKAYTAAYTNAPFIVGKAFGFDDGLFSGYKSAKEGPALGSYDKSKWAFEMDANGVPKMDRSLKHERSVFQLLKKHYERYDLDKVSKVTGTPKKDLLQVYKTYTATGARGKAGTIMYAMGWTQHTVGTQIIRTMAMIQLLLGNMGVAGGGVNALRGESNVQGSTDHCLLWHIWPGYLKTPRSSNTSLAAYNKKWTPKSNDPLSANWWQNYPKYSVSLLKSFFGDTAKESNGFGYDWLPKVDDGKGYSWFDLFDAMYKKQINGFFAWGQNPACSGSNASKIRKSMAELDWMVNVNIFDNETGSFWKGPGMDPKKIKTEVFMLPACVSVEKEGSITNSGRWMQWRYQGPKPLGNSLPDGDIIMHLGHLIKKEYAKGGKFPDPILNLKWDYETDGVYDPHKMAKEVNGYFLKDVKIKGKTYKKGTLVPSFAFLQADGSTSSANWLYCNSYTEKGNMSARRSQKDAKNNIGLYPEFAWCWPVNRRIIYNRASVDPKGRPWDEKDWVIRFEGEAKNGKYVSKKWTGDVPDGGWYPMENPDGSKRKDSKYPFIMRKHGHGQIFGPGRTDGPFPEHYEPLECPVEKNFFSSQMVNPTAVVYSTKDDQHATCDPRFPFVGTTYRVSEHWQTGLMTRPQEWLMELQPNVFVEMSEELAQLRGISNGERVLVSSARASLECTAIVTKRFKPFKIGYATVHQVGIPWHFGWRWPSTGTEESANLLTPPAGDPNTRIPETKAFMVNVTKL; translated from the coding sequence ATGGAACTCAACAGAAGGGAGTTTATCAAGATTTCAGGAGTTACGGCTGCCGGGGTGGCCGTAAGCGGCCTAGGATTTGACCTGAAACCGGTCAAGTCCCATGCCCAGATGCTGAAAACCAAGTATGCCAAGGAAACCACCACCATCTGCTGCTATTGTGCAGTGGGTTGCGGTGCCATCGTTCACACCAGCCAACGGGGCGACGGCCGGGTGATTAACATTGAAGGGGATCCCGATCATGTCATCAACCGGGGAGCGCTCTGCTCCAAAGGGTCTTCCCTGAAACAGCTGGCCGAGAACGAAAACCGCCTTACCGAACCCATGTACCGGGCCCCCAACTCCGATAAATGGGAAAAGGTTTCCTGGGAATGGGCGCTTAAAACCATTGCCAAAAGGGTAAAAGAGACCCGGGACAAAGGGTTCACCCATAAAAACGGCAAGGGCCAGGTGGTTAACCGGGTCACCAACATGGCTTCGGTGGGATCGGCGGCCATGGATAACGAGGAGTGCTGGATTTACCAGGCCCTGATGCGGTCCCTGGGGCTGGTATATGTCGAACACCAGGCCAGGATCTGACACAGCGCAACTGTAGCGGCTCTGGCAGAGTCGTTTGGACGCGGTGCAATGACCAACCACTGGATCGACCTTAAAAACAGTGACTGCATTATAATCATGGGCAGCAACGCTGCCGAAAACCATCCCATATCCTTCAAATATGTGACCCAGGCAATGGAAAAAGGGGCCAAACTCATTTCCGTGGATCCGAGGTTCACCCGGACATCGGCCAAGGCCGATATTTACACAGCGCTTCGCTCCGGCACAGACATCGCCTTTCTGGGGGGGATGATCAAGTACATCCTGGACAACAACCTATACAACAAGGCCTATACGGCAGCCTATACCAATGCCCCCTTTATCGTGGGCAAGGCATTCGGTTTTGACGACGGCCTGTTCTCCGGATACAAATCCGCCAAGGAAGGCCCGGCCCTGGGCAGTTACGACAAATCCAAATGGGCCTTTGAAATGGATGCCAATGGCGTGCCCAAAATGGACCGGAGCCTCAAGCACGAGCGTTCCGTATTCCAGCTGCTGAAAAAACACTATGAACGGTACGACCTGGACAAGGTTTCCAAGGTAACCGGCACCCCTAAAAAGGATCTTCTCCAGGTCTACAAGACCTATACCGCCACCGGGGCAAGGGGCAAGGCCGGCACCATCATGTATGCCATGGGCTGGACCCAGCATACCGTGGGCACCCAGATCATCCGTACCATGGCCATGATCCAGCTGCTGCTGGGCAACATGGGCGTGGCCGGCGGCGGGGTCAACGCCCTGCGCGGGGAGTCAAACGTCCAGGGATCCACAGACCACTGCCTGCTCTGGCATATCTGGCCCGGATACCTGAAAACCCCGAGGTCCTCCAATACCAGTCTGGCCGCCTATAATAAAAAGTGGACCCCGAAGAGCAACGATCCCCTCTCCGCCAACTGGTGGCAGAATTATCCCAAATACTCCGTCAGCCTGCTTAAATCCTTTTTCGGAGACACTGCAAAAGAATCAAACGGGTTTGGGTATGACTGGCTGCCCAAGGTCGACGACGGTAAGGGATATTCCTGGTTTGATCTCTTTGACGCCATGTACAAAAAACAGATCAACGGATTTTTTGCCTGGGGCCAGAATCCCGCCTGCTCCGGCTCAAATGCCTCCAAAATAAGAAAATCCATGGCGGAACTGGACTGGATGGTCAATGTCAATATTTTTGACAACGAGACCGGTTCCTTCTGGAAAGGGCCGGGCATGGATCCCAAAAAGATCAAAACCGAAGTTTTCATGCTCCCTGCCTGCGTATCCGTTGAAAAGGAAGGGTCCATCACCAACTCCGGCCGGTGGATGCAGTGGCGGTACCAGGGGCCTAAACCCTTGGGCAACAGCCTTCCCGACGGCGACATCATCATGCACCTGGGGCATCTGATCAAAAAAGAATATGCCAAGGGCGGCAAATTCCCCGACCCCATCCTCAACCTGAAATGGGACTATGAAACCGATGGGGTTTACGATCCCCACAAAATGGCCAAGGAGGTCAACGGCTATTTCCTCAAAGATGTAAAGATCAAGGGCAAAACCTATAAAAAAGGCACCCTGGTCCCCTCCTTTGCCTTTCTCCAGGCCGACGGTTCCACCTCTTCGGCCAATTGGCTGTACTGCAATTCCTATACGGAAAAGGGCAATATGTCCGCCCGGCGTTCCCAGAAGGACGCCAAAAACAATATCGGTCTGTATCCCGAGTTTGCCTGGTGCTGGCCGGTCAACCGCCGCATCATCTACAACCGTGCCTCCGTGGATCCCAAGGGAAGGCCCTGGGATGAAAAAGACTGGGTCATCCGGTTTGAAGGGGAGGCAAAGAACGGCAAATATGTTTCCAAAAAATGGACCGGAGATGTACCCGACGGCGGCTGGTATCCCATGGAAAACCCCGACGGCTCCAAGCGCAAGGACTCCAAGTATCCTTTTATCATGCGCAAGCACGGCCACGGCCAGATCTTCGGCCCGGGCCGGACAGACGGGCCCTTCCCCGAGCACTACGAGCCGCTGGAATGCCCCGTGGAAAAGAATTTCTTTTCCTCCCAGATGGTCAATCCCACGGCCGTGGTCTACTCCACCAAGGACGACCAGCACGCTACCTGCGATCCCCGCTTCCCCTTTGTGGGCACCACCTACCGGGTGAGCGAGCATTGGCAGACCGGGCTGATGACCCGTCCCCAGGAGTGGCTCATGGAACTGCAGCCCAATGTATTTGTTGAGATGAGCGAGGAGCTTGCCCAGTTGCGCGGCATTTCAAACGGAGAACGGGTGCTGGTATCCTCTGCCCGGGCCTCCCTGGAGTGTACAGCCATCGTCACCAAGCGGTTCAAGCCCTTTAAGATCGGGTATGCCACGGTCCACCAGGTGGGCATTCCCTGGCATTTCGGCTGGCGCTGGCCCTCAACCGGCACAGAAGAAAGCGCCAACCTGCTGACCCCGCCGGCCGGCGATCCCAACACAAGGATCCCGGAAACCAAGGCCTTTATGGTCAATGTGACTAAGCTGTAA
- a CDS encoding 4Fe-4S dicluster domain-containing protein, which translates to MTKSFFVDTTLCTACRGCQVACKQWHDLPAEKTVNQGSFQNPPDLSYMTYKLVRMTEEVIDNRLHWLFFPDQCRHCIEAPCLETAFDDTAIYRDEATGAIIYTANTAKLDAEEIIGSCPYNIPRQGPDGTLYKCDMCNDRVHNGLKPACVTTCPTGAMNFGDRDEMLALARERLEKVQKKNPKAMLLDPDDVSVIYLTAQDPALYWDFAVAGTSRRSGGITRTAAIRRMMGPFARLMKV; encoded by the coding sequence ATGACGAAATCATTTTTCGTAGATACCACCCTGTGTACCGCCTGCAGGGGCTGCCAGGTGGCCTGCAAGCAATGGCACGACCTGCCGGCGGAAAAAACCGTAAACCAGGGCAGCTTCCAGAATCCGCCGGACCTGTCCTATATGACCTATAAACTGGTGCGCATGACAGAGGAAGTCATCGACAACAGGCTGCACTGGCTCTTTTTTCCCGACCAGTGCCGCCACTGCATCGAGGCTCCCTGCCTGGAAACGGCCTTTGACGACACCGCCATCTACAGGGACGAGGCCACCGGTGCCATCATCTATACGGCCAACACCGCAAAGCTGGATGCCGAAGAAATCATCGGCTCCTGTCCCTACAACATCCCGCGCCAGGGGCCCGACGGCACCCTGTATAAGTGTGATATGTGCAACGACAGGGTTCACAATGGACTGAAACCGGCCTGTGTCACCACCTGTCCCACCGGCGCCATGAACTTCGGCGACAGGGATGAGATGCTGGCCCTTGCCCGGGAACGGCTGGAAAAAGTACAAAAAAAGAATCCCAAGGCCATGCTCCTGGATCCCGATGACGTGAGTGTTATCTATCTGACGGCCCAGGATCCGGCCCTGTACTGGGATTTTGCCGTTGCCGGCACGAGCCGCCGCAGCGGCGGCATAACCCGGACAGCTGCCATCCGCAGGATGATGGGCCCCTTTGCCAGGCTAATGAAGGTATAG
- a CDS encoding formate dehydrogenase accessory protein FdhE codes for MSQEILNHPNPSATTFCVNLTEDQIRTAAGALQKIRPAYGPIIEFYSRVFRAQAAAMAETVIPPIILEKEALALKGENEMPLVTPVQFRIDVAAAKKLMGEICNLAVAYAPKLSGAGENMGRALAAEKLDLPRMFTDLLDGMDMKQTAEALDIPAEALALFGFSAMAPSIQACALQLAPYLEQMPERSSTARGYCPVCGSAPNLALFDETGARHVSCSLCSHIWPVPRMGCLFCDSQNREDQQYFFTGDEAEYRVYCCNNCRRYIKAVDVRQMGRRLYPKLEQIATIHLDMKAGEEGYRPPVQDGSLT; via the coding sequence ATGAGTCAAGAAATCCTGAACCACCCGAATCCGTCTGCCACCACCTTTTGCGTGAACCTGACCGAGGACCAGATACGCACTGCTGCCGGCGCCCTCCAAAAAATCCGGCCGGCCTACGGCCCCATCATTGAATTTTACAGCCGGGTTTTCAGGGCCCAGGCCGCTGCCATGGCAGAAACCGTCATCCCGCCCATTATCCTGGAAAAGGAGGCGCTGGCCCTTAAGGGCGAAAACGAAATGCCCCTGGTCACGCCGGTGCAGTTCAGAATTGATGTGGCAGCGGCAAAAAAGCTGATGGGTGAAATCTGTAACCTTGCCGTGGCCTATGCCCCCAAACTCTCCGGAGCAGGAGAAAACATGGGCCGGGCCCTGGCCGCCGAAAAACTGGACCTGCCCCGGATGTTCACAGACCTGTTGGACGGCATGGACATGAAGCAGACCGCTGAGGCCCTGGATATCCCGGCAGAGGCCCTGGCCCTGTTCGGATTCTCTGCCATGGCGCCGTCCATCCAGGCATGTGCCCTGCAATTGGCCCCCTATCTTGAACAGATGCCCGAAAGAAGCAGCACAGCCAGGGGATATTGCCCGGTCTGCGGCAGCGCCCCCAACCTGGCCCTGTTCGATGAGACCGGGGCCAGGCATGTGTCCTGCAGCCTCTGCAGCCATATCTGGCCGGTACCGCGCATGGGCTGCCTCTTCTGCGATTCCCAAAACAGAGAGGACCAGCAATACTTTTTCACCGGCGATGAGGCCGAATACAGGGTCTATTGCTGCAACAACTGCCGCCGCTACATCAAAGCCGTGGATGTCCGGCAGATGGGCCGCAGGCTTTATCCCAAACTGGAACAGATCGCCACCATCCACCTGGACATGAAAGCCGGCGAGGAGGGATACCGGCCCCCGGTCCAGGACGGCAGCCTCACCTGA
- a CDS encoding TlpA family protein disulfide reductase, protein MAAAGTNKTDPANAQLHELEFTLPAPEGQTHLRYLGLEAGTSFTPDRIKADILIIEIFSMYCPICQREAPKVNTLYERITKIKEKSVRLMGIGAGNSDFETQYFQKTYGIEFPLFSDGKFIIHKKVGEKGTPYFIGLKPNAPKGSRIFFTHSGEIKDLDAFIGRLLKAAE, encoded by the coding sequence ATGGCCGCTGCAGGCACCAATAAAACAGATCCGGCCAATGCCCAACTGCATGAACTTGAGTTCACCCTTCCCGCCCCTGAAGGTCAGACCCATCTCCGGTATCTCGGCCTTGAAGCGGGCACATCCTTTACCCCGGACCGGATAAAGGCCGATATCCTGATCATTGAAATCTTTTCCATGTACTGTCCCATCTGCCAGAGGGAGGCGCCCAAGGTCAACACCCTTTATGAACGGATAACCAAAATCAAGGAAAAATCCGTCAGGCTAATGGGTATCGGGGCCGGCAATTCTGATTTCGAAACCCAGTATTTCCAAAAAACCTACGGCATTGAATTCCCCCTTTTCAGCGACGGTAAATTCATCATCCATAAAAAAGTAGGTGAAAAAGGGACGCCGTATTTCATCGGATTAAAACCCAATGCGCCCAAGGGAAGCCGTATCTTTTTCACCCACTCCGGGGAGATCAAGGACCTGGACGCATTTATCGGCCGCCTGCTCAAGGCGGCGGAATAA
- a CDS encoding peroxiredoxin produces the protein MVNFLLLSAPVFPVKALTLAFGDKVYDPGRLPPIDSSLKVAVGDPAPGFTLKAVSGNTISLDGYRQKKNVLLTFVPAAWTPVCSDQWPGYNIARPLFEQKDTVLLGITTDNIPTLYSWTREMGQLWFDVLSDFWPHGQTAGAYGVLRSDGTAERALILIDKKGVIRWIHVSDINIRPDLGMIIKALDRL, from the coding sequence ATGGTCAATTTCCTGCTTCTATCCGCCCCGGTGTTTCCGGTGAAGGCCCTTACCCTGGCATTTGGGGATAAGGTGTACGACCCCGGCAGGCTCCCCCCCATTGACAGCAGCCTCAAGGTGGCGGTGGGGGATCCTGCGCCGGGTTTCACACTTAAAGCGGTTTCAGGCAACACCATTTCCCTGGACGGCTACAGACAGAAAAAAAACGTGCTCCTCACCTTTGTGCCGGCAGCCTGGACACCGGTATGTTCGGATCAGTGGCCGGGATATAATATCGCCCGCCCCTTGTTTGAACAAAAAGATACCGTTCTTCTGGGGATCACCACGGACAATATCCCCACCCTCTATTCATGGACCCGGGAAATGGGGCAGCTATGGTTCGACGTGCTCTCCGACTTCTGGCCCCACGGTCAAACCGCAGGGGCCTACGGGGTCCTCAGAAGCGACGGAACAGCGGAGCGGGCCCTGATTCTCATCGATAAAAAGGGAGTTATCCGCTGGATCCATGTATCCGATATTAATATCCGCCCGGACCTGGGCATGATCATTAAAGCCCTTGACCGCCTTTAA
- a CDS encoding ABC-F family ATP-binding cassette domain-containing protein, which produces MTVLFSVSEISKSYGDDTLFSNLSFDVKRGEKLGLIGMNGSGKSTLLRIVAGMTLPDEGEVKVKSGDLLVYLAQEDRFDPEDSIEEVLYKALASLPIDDKERHRRVSQALGRGGFANATEKTAQLSGGWRKRLAITRALCMQPDLLLLDEPTNHLDITGILWLEKMLKSARFSFVLVSHDRTFLENVCSHTMEIGACFEGGHFKIQGRYKKFEEEREKYLEAQSKKQASLASKMRREEEWLRQGAKARTTKAKYRIDQAAVLRQELAAVKDRNRQTAKVDIDFSGTGRQTRKLLRVHNLCKGFGGKPLFSNITFELGPGFCLGVVGENGSGKSTFLSLLEQTAAPDQGTVKWAENLKIAVFDQNRTRLDPELTLREALNPSGGDSVNYKDRTIHVVSWAKRFLFMPDQLDMPVKRLSGGEKARIMLADIMRRPCDILLLDEPTNDLDILSLEVLENSIREFPGAVIIVSHDRYLMDNVCHRMLFLDKNRPPAFYRDFAQILKAKADAEETARRTKIEAGQTQAEKKQAPKRGKSSKALSYKDKYELEHIEENILEAEDAVAELTEKVQTHEVISDPELLTGICAELEAAESKVQQLYARWEILEDKKAEAEKD; this is translated from the coding sequence ATGACCGTACTATTCAGTGTTAGTGAAATTTCAAAATCATACGGGGATGACACCCTTTTTTCCAACCTGAGCTTTGATGTCAAACGGGGTGAGAAACTCGGCCTCATCGGCATGAACGGTTCGGGCAAGTCCACCCTGCTCCGGATTGTTGCCGGAATGACCCTGCCCGATGAAGGCGAGGTCAAGGTCAAATCCGGAGATCTGCTGGTCTACCTGGCCCAGGAGGACCGGTTTGATCCGGAGGACTCGATTGAAGAGGTGCTGTACAAGGCCCTTGCCTCTCTGCCCATTGATGATAAAGAGCGCCACAGGCGGGTCAGCCAGGCCCTGGGCCGGGGCGGTTTTGCCAATGCAACCGAAAAAACCGCCCAGCTGTCCGGCGGATGGCGCAAGCGCCTGGCCATCACCCGTGCCCTGTGCATGCAGCCGGACCTTCTGCTGCTGGACGAACCCACCAACCATCTGGACATCACCGGTATTCTCTGGCTGGAAAAAATGCTTAAGTCCGCCAGATTTTCCTTTGTGCTGGTCAGCCATGACCGGACCTTTCTTGAAAATGTCTGTTCCCATACCATGGAAATAGGCGCCTGCTTTGAGGGGGGCCACTTCAAAATTCAGGGACGGTACAAAAAATTCGAAGAGGAACGGGAAAAATACCTGGAGGCCCAGTCAAAGAAACAGGCATCCCTGGCCTCAAAAATGCGGCGGGAGGAAGAATGGCTGCGCCAGGGCGCCAAGGCCCGGACCACCAAGGCCAAATACCGAATTGACCAGGCTGCTGTCCTTAGACAGGAACTGGCCGCGGTTAAGGACAGGAACCGGCAGACCGCAAAAGTGGATATTGATTTCTCCGGTACAGGCCGCCAGACCCGGAAACTGCTCAGGGTGCACAACCTGTGCAAGGGATTCGGCGGGAAACCTCTTTTTTCCAATATTACCTTTGAGCTGGGTCCGGGATTCTGCCTCGGCGTGGTGGGGGAAAACGGGAGCGGAAAATCCACCTTCCTCTCTCTGCTGGAACAGACCGCCGCCCCGGACCAGGGCACGGTCAAATGGGCTGAAAATCTTAAAATTGCCGTATTCGACCAGAACCGCACCCGGCTTGACCCGGAACTCACCCTCAGGGAAGCCTTGAACCCCTCGGGCGGGGACTCGGTGAATTACAAGGACCGGACCATCCATGTGGTGAGCTGGGCCAAGCGATTCCTCTTCATGCCCGACCAGCTGGACATGCCTGTAAAACGGCTTTCCGGCGGCGAAAAGGCAAGGATTATGCTGGCGGACATCATGCGCCGCCCCTGTGACATCCTGCTCCTGGACGAGCCCACCAACGATTTGGATATCCTATCCCTTGAAGTGCTTGAAAATTCCATCCGCGAATTTCCCGGGGCCGTGATCATCGTTTCCCATGACCGGTATCTCATGGATAATGTCTGCCACCGAATGCTTTTCCTGGATAAAAACAGGCCCCCTGCATTTTACAGGGATTTTGCCCAGATCCTGAAGGCCAAAGCTGACGCCGAAGAGACCGCCCGCCGCACCAAAATAGAGGCCGGCCAGACCCAGGCCGAAAAAAAACAGGCCCCCAAAAGAGGCAAATCATCAAAGGCATTGTCCTACAAGGATAAGTATGAGCTGGAACACATTGAAGAAAACATCCTTGAAGCGGAAGATGCCGTCGCCGAACTCACCGAAAAGGTCCAGACCCATGAAGTGATTTCAGACCCGGAATTGCTCACCGGAATCTGCGCCGAGCTTGAAGCGGCAGAATCAAAGGTCCAGCAATTATATGCCAGGTGGGAAATTTTAGAGGATAAAAAGGCTGAGGCTGAAAAAGATTAA
- a CDS encoding cyclic nucleotide-binding domain-containing protein: MKTKSRQKQLNAEKYAKYAQILERTKWAKDFSWNHIKKICLYIDPVMAKPGAIVFKEGEKDKSLGIIVKGAIDIIKENTKVATLTSSQTFGEMALIDGEPRSASGVAATETIIFFMREDHLLRLTEDDPQLGVQLLWKISKAISQRLRQTTGQLVDYMGDHDTH; encoded by the coding sequence ATGAAGACCAAATCCCGGCAGAAACAATTAAATGCGGAAAAATACGCCAAATACGCCCAGATCCTTGAGCGGACAAAATGGGCCAAGGATTTTTCCTGGAATCACATTAAAAAGATCTGTCTGTATATTGATCCGGTGATGGCCAAGCCCGGTGCCATTGTGTTCAAGGAAGGGGAAAAGGACAAGAGCCTGGGTATCATCGTAAAAGGCGCCATCGATATTATCAAAGAGAATACCAAAGTCGCCACCCTCACCAGTTCGCAGACTTTCGGTGAGATGGCCCTCATCGACGGCGAGCCCAGGTCGGCCTCGGGGGTCGCGGCCACCGAGACCATCATTTTTTTCATGCGCGAGGACCATCTTCTGCGCCTCACCGAAGACGATCCCCAGCTCGGGGTCCAGCTATTGTGGAAAATTTCAAAGGCTATCAGCCAGCGGCTGCGTCAGACCACGGGACAACTGGTGGATTATATGGGAGATCACGACACCCATTGA
- a CDS encoding lysophospholipid acyltransferase family protein produces MIKKRFRYLLYHYLFPYAGLFLVRLLAATYRVRIVDPENEQDILNNKGQLVYASWHQRFFPGITFFSSRRPIAIMISRSRDGEMAARAVNILGWHAVRGSSSKGGKEALAQIKALTQQGYKVGHIVDGPQGPFGTVKPGLISIAQHAGLSILPTITSGQNRWVFNSWDRFMVPKPFSRVIIRFGRSIEVPEELDTASFNRLQKKVEKRLADLYRDTDDIWRSPTRINSIYG; encoded by the coding sequence ATGATCAAAAAGAGATTCAGGTATCTTTTATATCACTATCTTTTTCCCTACGCCGGTCTTTTCCTGGTCAGGTTGCTGGCAGCCACCTACAGGGTCCGCATTGTGGATCCCGAGAATGAGCAGGATATTTTAAACAATAAAGGGCAATTGGTATATGCCTCCTGGCATCAGCGCTTTTTCCCCGGGATCACATTCTTTTCCTCCCGCAGACCCATTGCCATTATGATTTCCAGGAGCAGGGACGGGGAAATGGCGGCCAGGGCCGTCAATATCCTGGGATGGCATGCGGTACGGGGCTCCTCATCCAAGGGGGGCAAAGAGGCCCTGGCTCAAATCAAGGCCCTTACCCAGCAGGGCTACAAGGTCGGCCATATTGTGGACGGGCCCCAGGGGCCCTTTGGCACGGTTAAGCCAGGGCTCATCAGCATTGCCCAGCATGCCGGCCTTTCAATCCTGCCCACCATCACCTCGGGCCAGAACCGCTGGGTATTCAACTCCTGGGACCGGTTCATGGTGCCCAAGCCCTTTTCACGGGTTATCATCCGGTTCGGCCGGTCCATTGAGGTGCCGGAAGAACTTGATACGGCGTCTTTTAATCGCCTGCAAAAAAAAGTGGAAAAACGCCTGGCAGACCTGTACAGGGATACAGACGATATCTGGCGATCCCCGACGCGCATCAATTCAATCTACGGTTAG